A window of Ruminiclostridium herbifermentans genomic DNA:
CACCCCTTCTATATATTTTGATATGTATTCAATAACTCTGAGTGGGTAAAAAGGCTTATCGTGTTTATCTTAGCCTAAAAAAGAAAAGTTATTCTAGGAAAATATAAATTGAGACTAGATATTGAAGTGTCAATAAGTTTTCTTAGTTATTGTAAATTTATGGGTTAAAATACTTTAATAAAGAATTGCTTATTATGAAAATGAAAGTAATTTAAATAATAAAGAAGGAGGTTGCAGATGAAACTGGGAGCAACGCTATACATTAAAAACACAGTTGAAGCTGTAGAGTTTTACAAGGAGGCTTTTGGAATGACCCTAGGATATAATGAAAAATATCCAGATGGCACATTCATGCATGCAGTATTACTTAAAGACGGGAATGAAGTTTTTGCCGTAAGTGAATCACAAAATGATGCCTTTGTTAATGTCATGTTAACATCCTCATTAAAAGAGTCACGTCCGACTATGAGTTATGGTATTAAATTTAATAACGAAGATGAAGTAAAAAAGCATATTCCTTATTATCAGAAGGAGGAAATGTGCTTCTTCCTTTAGGGTCGCTTCCTTGGAGTTCTTGCTGTGCTGATGTGATAGATAAATATGGTGTATATTGGTATATAACTGTGTGAATATATAATCTAATATTTGAATTGTATATTTGGTTCAATACCACTGATTTTTGTACTTTTTTACTCAACTATTATTTAGTAAAAATTATGTTAATAGGTATTAACTTATAATGTGGAAGGTATTTTCCTTATCTACATTTGAGTTTATCATAATTGCTTGATTATTTCATTTATTTAATAAAATATGTTTTTTTGGCAGAATACAATTTTAATAATAATTAGTAAATCTAACAACAAGTCAAATGAATTAATAATCACATGTGCTACAATAATTATTAACATAATCAAAAATTACATAATGTGAATTCAGACTTTAATTTCTTATGAATATATTTTTGTTACTATCTATTTTTATATATTTAGTTATAAAATTTTATGATTTACTAAAAAGTAATTGACATTTTATGTACAAAAAGTAAAATATTATTGTAATATGACATTACATAGTATAATAAAGTGCAATTTTTATAATTTTTTGAAACAATTACCACATTATAACAATAGATAGCTCTATAGAAAAGTAAATTATAATTTAAATTTAATTATGAGTTTAAAAAGGGCTATTTACGTTATGAAAATAAAACTTCTGTAGAGTGGCAATAAGCTAGACTCTGGAAATACTATTGATAGGAGATATGATTATGCTAGAAAACTCATTAATAAAGCATGTAAAGAATGTAAATAAGATTTTAAATTGGGTATTTTTCGCAATGTCATCTGTTATGATAATTGTAGGAATAGCTACACGTTCAATTTCTACAACTATTATTCCTTTTACTGTAACAATTGTTTCAGCTTTTTTGGCTTTGTTTTTAAGGTATAAGAATAAGGAAACTGCTGCTTCCTATATTTTAGTTGCATCAGCTTTGTTTCTAGTACTTCCTCTGCTAATAGAAGCTGAAAATAGTGCTTTTCTTTTAGCTATGCTACCAATCAGTATTGCTGCTTTATATTTTAATAAATGGATTATCTGTGTTGTTGGAACTATAATGAATACAATATTAATTATAATCCAGTTGGTAAAACCAAGCACTAACATAGGGGCTACTATATTTGCTGATGTTTTACAAATCCTTATAACGATAATGATTTTCATATTAGCGAAAGATGGAGGAAAGCTAATAAAGAATGCAAATCAAAAAGAAGCACAAGCAAATCAGTTATTAGATGAGTTGGGAAAAACTATGAATTTAATTAGTATAAATACATCAGCTTTAAATGCTGATATCTCTAAAGGCTATGAAAATCTTTCAGCTGTTCGTGAAATTACTAGTTCAATAACAATAGCTAATCAGGAAATTACCACTGGTATTGTAGATCAGAGTAAAAGTGTTACTCAGATTAGCCAAATGATGAAAGATGCAGATAAGGAAATACATAAGCTAACAGAGTTTTCTCATCAATTGAAGGATGTTTCATCTAACGCAAGTAATGTTGTAACAGAAGGAACAGAAAAAATAAATATGATGGAAAATCAAATGGATATAGTCAACCAGTCTGTTACAAAATCCTTAGAGACTGTTCGTGAATTGAATAAAAATATGGACGAAATTAATAATTTTCTTTCAGGAATCACACAAATTGCAGAGCAAACAAATATGCTTGCATTAAATGCGGCTATTGAAGCTGCAAGGGCTGGAGAATCGGGTAAAGGCTTTGCTGTTGTAGCAGATGAAGTTAGAAAGTTGGCTGAACAAAGTGCATTTACTGTAAAGCAGATTTATGAAATAATACATCAGATAAAGGATAAAACAAAAAATGTTCTTGATGAAGTTAGTAGAGGACAAGTAGCCACTCAAGAGGGTGAGAAGGTTGTTAATGCTGTTAATAAAAGCTTTGAAATGATACTAGTATCTTTTAAGGAGATTGATAGGTGCATTGCTGATGAAATTAATAGAATAGGAAATATTGCTGATTTATTTTCAAATATAGATGAGGAAGTAGAAAGCATTGCTAGTATTTCTGAAGAGCAAGCTTCTTCAGCAGAGGAGGTACTGGCGACATTAGAAGAACACAGTTCAAACATTGAAGATATTTATAATTTAATGCATGGCATTAAGACTTCCAGCGATAATTTGCAGGGGATCATTAAATAGTAGAATAGCGTAAAAATATTGTAGGAAAAGAATAGATAAGAGACCACACCTTTTGATAAAATGTTTTTGAGGAAGGATTTAAATATAAAATCTTATTGATGATATAATTACTGAAAGCAATGAGGCTTAAAAGAAGTTGCCTAATTAATGAGATTTTTATATACTGATTGACCATATTATAATATGATATATTAGCAGGGTAAATATACCTTGCTTTTTGTTTATGTATTTTTGAATAAAGAAAGTTTGAAAAAAGAAACTTAGAATAAAGAAAGTTTAAATAAAGAAAGGATGTACAGTATGATATTAGACTTACTTAAAAAACGGAAAAGCGTAAGAAATTTCGCAGAAAAAGATGTACCGGATGAAGTTATTAATTATATTCTTGAAGCTGGTAGGCTATCGCCTTCTGGTGGAAACGGGCAACCTTGGAAATTTGGAGTAATAACAGACAAGGAATTAATCCTCAAAACTGCTCAGATAGCCTATAACCAAAAGTGGATAGAGAAGGCGAGTTTTCTTATTGTTCTATGTACGAAAAATTTTGATAAAGAACGTGGCGGTAGATATATTCAAAAGTCACGTTTCCCAAATTATGTAGAAGAAATTGAAAACATGGATGATGAATTATATAGAAGGATACATATGGAGGAGCATCAAACTAAAATTGCTGGAACACATATGATGATGGCTGCTTTAGAACATGGTGTTGGCTCAACTTGGATTTCCTTGTTTAAGGTAGATGAACTATCAGAACTTTTAAATTTGAAAAAGCCTCTTATTGCTTCAGAAGTTATAGCTTTTGGTTATCCAGCCTATGATGAAGAGGTTACACCTAAAAAGAGTCTTGATGAGATTGTATTTTACAATAAATTTGAATAAAAAATTACTAATTACTTGATAAAAGGTTCAATTGCTGAAAGGTATACTTATTTAGGGATAAAGAGTAATTAGGAATTTAATTTGAGTTAACATACAGGAGGGATGAAGGTGATATTTGAGAATGGACTTGAAGAGTGTCCCTGCAAGAAAAAAGGCTGTGAAAGGCATGGCAAATGCTTTGAATGCTTGGAATATCACAAACTAAGGAAGCGCCCAGCATATTGCAAAAGAAAAAATTCTATAGCGAGCTTCTTAAGAAAGAAATTATCACAGAATAGATAATTAAAATAGTAAACTAGAATATTCTATAACCATATTTATTCACATAAGGATACATTTGGAATGGGTATAAGCAGATGATTAAAGTTAACGGATATGAATTGATATGCCCTGTTTGTAAAGGAAAAGATTTTGATAAAAGAAATAGTATGCTTTATTCAAGAGGTATGACATTTTTAGGATTAGATAATCAAGCTACAATTAATTATATATGTAGGTCATGTGGCTATATATTTTGGTTTGTTGATGATGGCAGAGAATACATGGAGAATAAAACTACAAGAGTGCAAAATGAAATAGCAGATATAATTATTGATTACGAAACTTCACAAGCTAAAGATGATGAATGTCCCATTTGCTTCTGTAAACGCGATAATACTCAAAGCCAATGTCTTAATTGTGGATATACTTTTAAACGAAAAGCTGAATAGACAAAGCAGACCTTTAAAAGGCTGTAAGTATCAAGCTAAGTAGATTATATAACTTAAATTCATATAGTTACGCAATATTAAAAAAATCTAAAAAAACATCAAAAAACGTAAAACATATGTTGACCAAAATGTACTTTTTATCATACAATGTTTGTGTAGAATGGTATTATGGTAGAATTAAAACATAATGGGTCAATTTGTTAAATTGCCGATGTGGAGTTCTGCTTATTTATGCAAATTCTACATGGGCTTATTTATTTTATTCATATTTTATAAGCGGCTGTTTCTCAAAGGCTCGTAATGATTGCGAATTTGCGTGAAAAGTTGCTGGAATTTATTGAATTAGTACCAAAGGGGGGATAAAGATGTTTCTTGGCATATCTGATTTTAGCATTTTGGCTGTATATTTTTTATGCATTTTGAGTACTCTTGCCTGTGTAGTTTATGGGTTGTACAACTGGAACAGAGGAGGGGAAGAAGATATTCAAGAGCTGAAGGAAGAGACGAAATAAGGATTTAATAAGTTCAGCATTTTTTGTAAAATACTATTTGGCATATTAAATATGAATGTCGGTTATCGCTTATTTACATGTATAATTATTACTTGTGGTTAATTAGAAGCAAACGCGGCAATAAAGCGGATAGTATATTTTAATACAAATTAGTATAGATTTCAATTCGTATAGCAAGAGTATGTGGTTAAGGATATAAGCGTCGGTCGAGTATTCTGGTGATAGCTTACTCTTTAGAATTGTATTAATTTTTGTCAACAATTTCTAAGGAGGATAACAGTAATGTCTGGTTATACAATTATCGTTTTTATTATTTTTCTATTAATTACAATGTATCTTGGTTATCTTGGGTACAAGAATACAAAATCTTCTCAAGATTATCTTTTAGCAGGCAGAAAAACCCATCCGTTAATTATGGCATTATCATATGGAGCTACTTTTATAAGCACTTCCGCAATTGTTGGTTTTGGGGGATTAGCAGCCAACATGGGGATGGGACTCTTATGGTTAACATTCTTTAATGTTTTTATTGGTATATTTATTGCGTTTGTCTTTTTCGGGAAAAGAACAAGAAGAATGGGAAAGGCTTTAGATGCTCATACCTTTTCTGAATTATTAGGAAAAAGGTTTGAATCTAAATTTATACAAGGCTTTGCTGCTGTACTTATTTTTTTATTTATGCCAATATATGCTGCTAGTGTTATAAAGGGCGGTGCTAATTTTGTCCAGACTTATTTTGGTATACCATATAGCGTTTCATTATTAGCATTTGTAGCAGTAGTTGCAATTTATGTTTGGATGGGCGGCATGAAGGGAGTAATGTATACTGATGCATTTCAAGCCGGCATTATGTTTATTGCAATGGTAGTACTACTTGTAACGGCATATGCCAACTTAGGAGGAGTAACTTCTGCACATATACAGCTTTCAGAACTTTTTAGCAATCCTGTAATTCAAGAAGATATAGCAAAGTCAGTAGCGGGAGGATTTCAAGGTTGGACTTCTATGCCAAAGAGCGGGTCTCCAATGTGGTGGAGTCTTATTTCAACAATAGTTCTTGGTGTAGGAATTGGTGTATTAGCACAGCCTCAGTTAGCGGTTAGGTTTATGACTGTAAAAAGTGATAAAGAGTTAAATAGAGCAGTTCTATCTGGAGGAATTTTTATATTTTCAATGACTGGTGTAGCTTTTATCGTTGGAGCTCTTGCTAATGTACTTCTTTTCCAAAAGACAGGGCAAATAGCAATAGTTGCTGCTAATGGTGTAAATGATAATATCATCCCTCTTTTTATTAAGAATTTCTTACCTGAATGGTTTTCTTCAATATTCCTCGTTGCAATGCTTGCTGCAGCAATGTCTACATTGAGTGCTCAGTTCCATACAATGGGCTCAGCAGCAGGTAGAGACTTATATGAAAAAACTCTTGAAAGAAAGGGTAATTCTTTAGTGATAACAAAATCTGCAACTCTTGTGGTTATATTAATAAGCACAGCAATTGCATGGGCAGCCAGCGGACTTCCAATTGCAGATGGTATTATTGCTAAATTTACTACTATATTTTTTGAATTGACAACAGCTGCATTTTTACCTGTATATGTAGCAGCCCTATTCTTTAAGAGCATTCCTAAGGCTGCCGTGAAAGGTGCAATGATATCAGGCTCAGCAACATGGTTTTTCTGGACCTTCTTTGTGCATTCAAATGCTTCATATATGCAGATATGCAAGCTGCTGACAGGCAAAGCTTCTATTGTAATGGAAACATCTTTAGAAAAGCTATCAATGGTAGGAACAACCTTTATTGCACTTCCAGTGTCAACCATTGTAATGCTGCTTGTTTGGCTTGCTTATGCAAAGACAGGGAAAAGCGATTTAGATTCAAAGCATATTAATAAGTGTTTTGGAAGTATGTAAGCAGGGTGTATTTGAAGCATACTCTTATTTGAGACTATTATAGAATTATGAATGTTGCTTAGATTATTTATTTTTATTATCATAATGTAACTCTAAGTCTTTATGAACCAAAACTATTAGTTAAATATCTGATGATATTTGCAAATAGTTTTGGTTCTTTATTTACTGCGCTAGAAATTGTAGAACTTTTAATTCCTATAGCACCTAAATGGGAAGTGTTGTAAATCTATAAAACTATAAAAACTATAAAAACTATAAAACTATAAAAACTATAAAGACATACATACCTCTACGATTAATTGTTAAAATACATATCCTACACAGCAAATATCTATGAATTGCTCTTGAGTTTGGTGATGAAATAGTTGTGACTTTATTAAAATGTTTTCAGTAATTAAAATAAAAAATAATGTATTTTATTTAAAAATATTGAAAAATATGTATAAATATTGTAAAATAATTGGTAACAACAATAAATTAAAAAGGGGGAGAAATATGTTTAATGTAAGACGTATATTATTAATTGGTGTTGTTTTGTCATTGGTGTTCACTGTTTCATTCTCATCTTTGGCTATTGCTGCTGAGCCAGTCTCAAAACAAGAAGTATCTAGTTCTGAAAAAGTTGATATCGGTGTGTCCAAATGTTATCATTGGTATCATCAGATTATTTCAGAAAAGCCACTCTATTTAAATGATGGAGAAACAGATACTTGGTATGACACTGTTAAGGGTAAGGTTGTAATCAAATGGAATAACTTAATTCCAATCTATAACTCATTAAATGCGGAGTTACAGGCGAATAACAAAGTAAAGTACGAGTTTACATTAGTTAGTTGCGAAAGCTATTCTTCCGATTTCATTAAAGGTACTTTTGATATTAAGAAAAATGGGGTACTGGTTGCATCAAATATTAAGGGTCAGCTTTATGGATTAAACTTGAGTGAGGGCGAATACTTCAAATTCTACTCAGATGACATGAAGTGGCATTTTAGTGCTTACATAACAGATAGAATTGATGGTTCAATTGGTATTTGCAAATAAAAGTATCAAGAACTATTATTAACTAGTACCAAAGCTGAAAATTGGTTTGGTATTGCTGCACAGATTCTATATCATTTATACATAGAAAATTAACGAAGGCTTTTAAGGGATATACCTTAAAAGCCTTCAACTTTATCAAAAGTAATAACAGTTTAAAGAACTATTTTATGCATGCTTATACATGTAATTAATAAATTTACAGATATACTATTACAAATGGTCATTAGGATGTTAAAATAATAGTTGTGATTAATTTTAGGATGGTATTGTCGTGAAAATAACAATAGTTTATGGTACTGAACGTAAAGGCGCTACATACAATATTGCTCAGGAAGTGGTTAAAAATATTGAAAATTCAGTGGTAACAGAAGTTTTTCTACCAAGGGATTTACCTGAGTACTGTATTTCATGCTTCAGATGTTTTACAGAAGAACAAGGAACCTGTGCACATAGCAGATATACAAATCAGATACGTGAAAAGCTATTATGGGCAGATTTAATTATATTAACTTCGCCTGTATATTCATTTCATGTTTCTGGTCAAATGAAGGTTTTTTTGGACCATTTTGCAAACATGTATATTGTCCATCGGCCTAATAAAGAAATGTTTCATAAACAAGGTTTGGTTATAGCAACAGCATCAGGACCTGTTTATTCAAAAACACTTAATGAAATGAAAGATAGTCTAGATTTATGGGGAGTTGCTAAGACGTATAAACTAGGCTTTGCACTAATGGAAGTAAATTGGGATAAGATTTCTGAAAAAATTAAAAAGAAAATTACTAAAAAGGCAAAAGCAACAGCTGTTAAAATTAAAACCAATAACGGGAATATAAAACCCTGCTTTAGAGTGCGTAAATGGTTTTATGTAAGTCGTTTTATGCATAAAAAACTGAAATTAAATCCTCCTGATGTATTATACTGGGAAGAGAAGGGCTGGACAGGGAAGGTGCGTCCGTGGCATAAATAGCTTGAAACTTTATAGTAAATAATGTAATAGTGCTCAAGGTCAATGTTCAAGTGTATATAATTTTCCTAAATAGAGTGGTACCCTTATGGATTAAAAAATAAAGCCGCAGCATTTCAGCTAACGGCTTTATTTTTATTATTCTTTTTCTAAGGCATCCATTAAATGATACCCCATGTCCATAACACGTTGTTCATACTCTGTATTGCTTAATATGATAACTACATAAGGAGTAGTATTATTTCTGATTATAAATGAACTGTAACCCGGCAAATAACCTCCATGATGTACAATCTCCGCTTCTTTACTGTTGTCATCATTTGCTATACTACTTGATGCACTATTTGAACTTTCACTTTGATCTCCAGAGGTATCTGATTCATGGCTATCTTCTGCGTGTTTTTCATCAATAAACCAGCCATAACCATAATTTTCTACGTGAGGAGTAAACATTTCCTTTAAAGATTCATTTGTAATAAGTTTATTGGTATTCAAAGCTTTATTCCATTTATATAAGTCCTCAACAGTGGAATATATCCCTCCTGCTGCATATGTAAGTGTAGGCTCTGCTTCAAATGATTTTTCATATGGATTTGAAGACTCTGCCGCGTTTTCTTCTTCAAATATAGCAGCATTTGCTACAAGTTTTTTATATCCAATTGCCCTGTCAGCTATTCCAGATTTGTCATCAGTACTCTTTGAACTGCTTAAGAATCCTGAATTATTCATATTTAATGGTTTAAATATATTTTGCTCAATAAAGTCCTCATATTTCATACCTGAAACCTTTTCTATAATGAATCCAAGCAATGCATAATTTGAGTTGCTGAATTCATATTTTGCTCCAATATCAAAATTGAGAGGCTTATTTTTGAATAAATCTATAACTTCTGAAGACGTATATGCATGCTTTCCAATTTCTATTGATTCAACAAGTGAGTAAAGTTCAGGTATTCCAGAGGTGTGTGTTAGCAGATGATAAATTTTTATTTTTTCACCATTAGGGTAATCTGAAATATACTTATTGATTGTGTCCTGAATGTTTAGTTGATTCTTTTCTTGGAGCATCATAATTGCCGTAGCAGTAAACTGTGATGTAATAGAAGCGATTCCAAAAACAGTTTGTGGGCTATTGTCGATTTTTTTATCATAATCTGCCTTGCCATAACCGTTGTTTAATAGAATCTCATCACCATTTGCAACTAGAATAGAGCCGTTAAATCCAGTATATAAACTTATTATATCATCTAATTGAGTTTTAGTATCCTTATTGGAAGAGGATTCACTTGTACAACCAGCAAATAGTATTGAAAAAGTAAACAAAAAAGTGAGCACACCGAGTGAAAATTTCTTTAGCATCATAAAAAACCTCCAAAACGACTAAATTCAATTAAAGTATACCAATTATGACTTTGCATGTCAAAAATTAGGGGTAAAATATTTTGATAAGTACTCCATTTAATTTCAACTAATAAAGTACTTTGCAAAGAACTACTTTTGATAATAAAAAATAAAAATGATAAAAGTCTAAATAAATTTATTTAAAAGTTGGATATTAATAATATACAATTATATCATCTATATTTATTAAGAGCGGGTAAATAAAGCAGAGGAACAAAAAAGAAAATCACATAAATATCATGTTATGGGAAAATTATATATTTAGGTCTATGATTTTACATATAGTGTTATAGGTTTCTTGCTTTAGAACAGCACATATGCATGTTTATATTTAGTTAACATTATTATATTAAACTAGGTTAATGTGAGTTAAAATCATGCAACAAAAGAAAATAGTGAGGAGAATAATTAATGGAAACATTTTATGCAGTACTTGCTTTGCTTATAATAATTTGTACTTCTAATATTATTAATCATTTTATTCCATGTATTCCTGTACCTTTGTATCAAGTGGCTTTAGGAAGTATTCTGGTTCTTTTATTTCCTGAACTTGAAATGGGAATGAATCCTGAGTTGTTCTTTGTATTATTCGTAGCACCTATTCTTTTTAATGATGGTAAACGTGTTCCAAGAGGAGAACTATGGAATTTAAGGGCACCTATTCTAATGCTTGCATTAGGGCTGGTGTTTGCTACTGTTTTTATAGTAGGGTATTTTATTAATTGGATGATTCCAACCATTCTGCTATCAGCCGCTTTCGCATTAGCAGCTATTCTTTCACCGACAGATGCAGTAGCTGTAAGTTCCCTTGCCAGCAGGATAAAGTTGCCGAAAAATGTAATGCATTTGATTGAAGGAGAAGCCTTAATGAATGATGCATCTGGACTGGTGGCATTCAAATTTGCAATAGCGGCAACTATTACGGGTGTTTTTTCTTTAAAGGAAGCCTCTATTAGCTTTTTTATTATAGCAATAGGTGGTTTGTTGTGTGGCTCAATTTTAGCATTTTAAATTATACATGTGAGATTATTTTTGCGTTATCTTGGTATGGAAGATGTAACTATGCATGTGTTGATTCAGATGCTTACTCCGTTTGCAATATACCTTGTGGCAGAACACATCGGAGTCTCTGGTATATTGGCAGTAGTAGCAGGAGGAATTGTACATGCTATTGAAAAAGAAAGAATGGAATTCAGCTTAAAAATGCAAATTGTTTCAGATAATACATGGTCTGTTC
This region includes:
- a CDS encoding VOC family protein, with translation MKLGATLYIKNTVEAVEFYKEAFGMTLGYNEKYPDGTFMHAVLLKDGNEVFAVSESQNDAFVNVMLTSSLKESRPTMSYGIKFNNEDEVKKHIPYYQKEEMCFFL
- a CDS encoding methyl-accepting chemotaxis protein, encoding MLENSLIKHVKNVNKILNWVFFAMSSVMIIVGIATRSISTTIIPFTVTIVSAFLALFLRYKNKETAASYILVASALFLVLPLLIEAENSAFLLAMLPISIAALYFNKWIICVVGTIMNTILIIIQLVKPSTNIGATIFADVLQILITIMIFILAKDGGKLIKNANQKEAQANQLLDELGKTMNLISINTSALNADISKGYENLSAVREITSSITIANQEITTGIVDQSKSVTQISQMMKDADKEIHKLTEFSHQLKDVSSNASNVVTEGTEKINMMENQMDIVNQSVTKSLETVRELNKNMDEINNFLSGITQIAEQTNMLALNAAIEAARAGESGKGFAVVADEVRKLAEQSAFTVKQIYEIIHQIKDKTKNVLDEVSRGQVATQEGEKVVNAVNKSFEMILVSFKEIDRCIADEINRIGNIADLFSNIDEEVESIASISEEQASSAEEVLATLEEHSSNIEDIYNLMHGIKTSSDNLQGIIK
- a CDS encoding nitroreductase family protein, encoding MILDLLKKRKSVRNFAEKDVPDEVINYILEAGRLSPSGGNGQPWKFGVITDKELILKTAQIAYNQKWIEKASFLIVLCTKNFDKERGGRYIQKSRFPNYVEEIENMDDELYRRIHMEEHQTKIAGTHMMMAALEHGVGSTWISLFKVDELSELLNLKKPLIASEVIAFGYPAYDEEVTPKKSLDEIVFYNKFE
- a CDS encoding symporter small accessory protein, encoding MFLGISDFSILAVYFLCILSTLACVVYGLYNWNRGGEEDIQELKEETK
- a CDS encoding sodium:solute symporter family protein; translated protein: MSGYTIIVFIIFLLITMYLGYLGYKNTKSSQDYLLAGRKTHPLIMALSYGATFISTSAIVGFGGLAANMGMGLLWLTFFNVFIGIFIAFVFFGKRTRRMGKALDAHTFSELLGKRFESKFIQGFAAVLIFLFMPIYAASVIKGGANFVQTYFGIPYSVSLLAFVAVVAIYVWMGGMKGVMYTDAFQAGIMFIAMVVLLVTAYANLGGVTSAHIQLSELFSNPVIQEDIAKSVAGGFQGWTSMPKSGSPMWWSLISTIVLGVGIGVLAQPQLAVRFMTVKSDKELNRAVLSGGIFIFSMTGVAFIVGALANVLLFQKTGQIAIVAANGVNDNIIPLFIKNFLPEWFSSIFLVAMLAAAMSTLSAQFHTMGSAAGRDLYEKTLERKGNSLVITKSATLVVILISTAIAWAASGLPIADGIIAKFTTIFFELTTAAFLPVYVAALFFKSIPKAAVKGAMISGSATWFFWTFFVHSNASYMQICKLLTGKASIVMETSLEKLSMVGTTFIALPVSTIVMLLVWLAYAKTGKSDLDSKHINKCFGSM
- a CDS encoding flavodoxin family protein encodes the protein MKITIVYGTERKGATYNIAQEVVKNIENSVVTEVFLPRDLPEYCISCFRCFTEEQGTCAHSRYTNQIREKLLWADLIILTSPVYSFHVSGQMKVFLDHFANMYIVHRPNKEMFHKQGLVIATASGPVYSKTLNEMKDSLDLWGVAKTYKLGFALMEVNWDKISEKIKKKITKKAKATAVKIKTNNGNIKPCFRVRKWFYVSRFMHKKLKLNPPDVLYWEEKGWTGKVRPWHK
- a CDS encoding serine hydrolase domain-containing protein — translated: MMLKKFSLGVLTFLFTFSILFAGCTSESSSNKDTKTQLDDIISLYTGFNGSILVANGDEILLNNGYGKADYDKKIDNSPQTVFGIASITSQFTATAIMMLQEKNQLNIQDTINKYISDYPNGEKIKIYHLLTHTSGIPELYSLVESIEIGKHAYTSSEVIDLFKNKPLNFDIGAKYEFSNSNYALLGFIIEKVSGMKYEDFIEQNIFKPLNMNNSGFLSSSKSTDDKSGIADRAIGYKKLVANAAIFEEENAAESSNPYEKSFEAEPTLTYAAGGIYSTVEDLYKWNKALNTNKLITNESLKEMFTPHVENYGYGWFIDEKHAEDSHESDTSGDQSESSNSASSSIANDDNSKEAEIVHHGGYLPGYSSFIIRNNTTPYVVIILSNTEYEQRVMDMGYHLMDALEKE